TGGGTCCTCTTCTATGCAATCTGCAAGCTTACCTGGCAGCACCGAGCCTTCAAGAACGTTTTTTCGCCTTATCAGCTCCTTGGCTTTCTGGGCTGCCTGCCTGGCCTGGGACGCCCTGTTGCACTTTTCCACTATTGCCTTTGCCTCAGAGGGGTGCTCCTCAAAATATGTCTTTAGCTTGTCGTTGACCGCCGCCTCGACAATGCCTTTTATCTCCGTGTTTCCAAGTTTTGTTTTTGTTTGCCCCTCAAATTGGGGATTTGTTATCTTGACTGAGACAATCGCCGTGAGGCCCTCCTTAATATCATCCCCTGAAAACCTTTCGTCCTTTTCCTTCAGGGTTTTGTTTTGGAAAGCATAGTCATTGACTATCCTTGTGAGCCCGGAGCGAAATCCTATGAGGTGGAATCCGCCCTCGTGGGTGTTTATATTGTTTGCAAAGGTGTATATGTTGTCAGAAAACGTATCAGTATACTGAAGGCCGACTTCAATGTTTGCATTGTCAGATTGCTTTGAAAAGTAAACTACCGGATGGATCGGTGTCTTGTTCTTGTTGATAAATTCAACAAATGACACAATACCCCCTTCAAACTGGAAAACCTCCTGCTGGCCATTGCGCCTGTCCGATAGGGTTATTTTGAGCCCTTTGTTGAGAAATGCAAGTTCCCTAAGCCGGTTTACAAGAATGTCAAAATTGTAATTTATGTCCTGGAAAATTTGCTTGTCTGGCTTGAAGCGTATCGTAGTGCCAATGCCTTGCGCATCGCCTATGACCTTGACGTCGCTTACCGCTTTTCCATATTCGCACCTTATGTAATGAGTTTTTCCATTGCGCCTGACTTTTGCTTCAAGGTATTCGGACAGTCCGTTGACAACCGATAAACCGACTCCGTGAAGGCCTCCAGACGCCTTGTAAACCTTTGAGTCAAACTTGCCACCTGCATGCAGCACCGTCATTACAACATGCAATGCGGATTTGCCGGTTTTGGGGTGGATTTCAACTGGAATGCCGCGGCCATCGTCATTAACTTCGATGGTGTTGTCCTGGTCAATTACAACTTCGATGTTTTTGCAATAACCGGCCGTGGCCTCGTCAATTGAATTGTCAACTACTTCGTATACAAGGTGGTGGAGCCCGGCAACCCCGGTGTCTCCTATGTACATTGCCGGCCTTTTCCTGACTGCCTCAAGTCCTTCGAGGATTTGGATGTCGTTTGCTGTGTAATCGCTCATTATTACCACATTATTATTGCAATAAACGCACGTTCACAGTTTTTGGCCGTGGGTTCGTCGCACA
This portion of the Candidatus Parvarchaeota archaeon genome encodes:
- the gyrB gene encoding DNA topoisomerase (ATP-hydrolyzing) subunit B → MSDYTANDIQILEGLEAVRKRPAMYIGDTGVAGLHHLVYEVVDNSIDEATAGYCKNIEVVIDQDNTIEVNDDGRGIPVEIHPKTGKSALHVVMTVLHAGGKFDSKVYKASGGLHGVGLSVVNGLSEYLEAKVRRNGKTHYIRCEYGKAVSDVKVIGDAQGIGTTIRFKPDKQIFQDINYNFDILVNRLRELAFLNKGLKITLSDRRNGQQEVFQFEGGIVSFVEFINKNKTPIHPVVYFSKQSDNANIEVGLQYTDTFSDNIYTFANNINTHEGGFHLIGFRSGLTRIVNDYAFQNKTLKEKDERFSGDDIKEGLTAIVSVKITNPQFEGQTKTKLGNTEIKGIVEAAVNDKLKTYFEEHPSEAKAIVEKCNRASQARQAAQKAKELIRRKNVLEGSVLPGKLADCIEEDPKLSELYIVEGDSAGGSAKQGRDRQTQAILPLRGKILNVEKAQINKILTSEQIRNLITALGTNFNSDFNISKLRYHKIIIMTDADVDGAHIRTLLLTLFYRHMRPLVESGYVYIAQPPLYKAKKGKIEKYVFNDAQLQKTLSELGQDSSNQPTIQRYKGLGEMNPQQLWETTMDPQTRTLVQVGIADAIKADELFTILMGEVVEPRRQFIEAHAKEVKNLDV